GTGGAATCGAAATCACCTAGCTCTCTTCTCCGAGAATCACTTCCTCAGCAAGTTGTGACCGATTCAACAGGTATGTTTCGCAAGCCAACACTCATGATAGGTTGGTGCTGAGTGGATCCCATAGTCTCGCCATAGTTAAgaccatcttctcttctttgtttaaGTTGATCAGCTTTCCTCTGCATCTGTTTCACTAGGACTATATTCTTCTTCAGTTTCTATTGAGTTGTCTTCTTCTAAGTCTGTCCTCAGGCATCCATTCGGCTGATGGTGCTAGAGCACAACCCTCATATCATCTTTCTGTTGCTCGCATATTGGGCGGAATCCACACTTTTCAAAGGTTCCTTCCGATGGGCTGAGGCAAATTTCGAATTGGTTTTGACGTTTGGATGTCACATTCAGCATACTTCGCGGGAAATATAGAAGGCGTACATGATCCGATTCCAATGAATAGAAGTGTTTCCGTTGCCAAATGACCCTTTGGCCATTAACAGATAGTTGGATCTCACATGAATCATTGACCACTTTTCCTTTCTCCACGCCAAGAACGACACAGAGTGCTAGTCCTTTGAACTTGTGAGACAAGTTTTTGGGAACCACAAAAGATGAGCAGCCTTTTTCACAGGGGAGAAACCATTCTGGCATCTCTCCTTCAATTAGGAGAATTTCAACACTACCCATCTTCGGGAGTCCCTGTCATACAGGTGGTAGGCATATCAAgcattaatatatttttttgggtgtgTGCGcgcgagtgagagagagagagagagggagagacctcGAGTAATGACGCATCAGCCACTTTGACTCCTTTGCGGGATAATTCACAACATGAAGACAAGTCAACTTCAAGCTGGTAGGAGGAGAGACTCGACAAATCTGGGAGTTTTTGCAGTGATTCGCAACCATTTGCTCTTAGGGTACGCATATTTGATGGAAGCTGAGGAATTTCTTGTAGTTGCTGGCATCTCGTCACTTCCAACCAACTTAAACAATCGTACTTGTCGATGCATGTTGGTAGATAAGTGAACTTGTTATCCGAAAGACATAGGATTTCCAATTTGGGAAAACTGGAAGAACTCTCAAGGAAATCTATTTCCGATAGATTGCAGCCATTAAGTTCTAGCCAGTATAGATTTGAGAATCCCGGATGGTCATCGTGGTCGGTTGAATCCGCCAAGTTCTTTGGAAACAAGACGAAATTCGAGCAGCCATGAAGATTCGGGGACTCAAGATTGTGCAACTTATAAATGCTCGACGGAAGCCCCGCGAGGTTTTCGCAAGATTGTAAACCTATCACCTtcacagagacaagattttcaattgatgCAGGGAGTTCTTTGATGGCGGTCCTTTCTAGATCAAGTTTTTCTAGATGTTCCATCTTTCCCAGAATATCGGGAAACCTCTCAAGTTTAGAGCAACCAGAGAGGCTGAgggtttgaagagattttgtcaTGAGTGGATTGGGAAAGATACTAAGATTAGAGCACATTTCCAGCGACAAAAACCTTAACTTGTTAAGATATCCGACAGATTGATGAACCTCCACCAAGCTTTTGCACCCATCAAGATTCAAGCTCTCCAGATTTGGAGCCTCTGAAAGGTCGGGAACGCTAGCGAGGGACTTGCATTCACCGAAATCTATGGACTTCAACTTTCTAAAATTCTGCAAAAACATACCGGTGCAGTCATTAAGCTCCGCAAAAACTTATAGCTATAAAAATGGAAAGCTATTCATCACAAGGGCTTACCTTAAGCGGGCCTCCTAATTGTTTGATACGACTTCTGTGAAGATCAAGTCGCACAAGCTTCTTAGGACCAGAGCCAAATTCTAGATTTGGCGCATTGGGCCATTTAAGCCATCTTAGCTCGTTAGGGAGACGTACAGGACCTTGTGAAGAGACATGCACTTCAAGCAAAATGAGCATTCTCAATCTTTTCATGTTTGTGAAAGCATCGGGGCTGATAGTTATGTCTTCCAACCTGGGGAAGTCCAATACTATGGCCTTTATTGCATTCGTTCCCTATTCATAATGGAGCAAATGCGGtggtcacaaaaaatttcaatgagATTTACATTGATTGTTCATATCAGAGCAATCTAAAATGTGTGATGTAGCAAACTTTACATAAACAAAATTTACCGTGTCTTCACATAGAATTTCCACGACATCTTCAAAAATCCATAATCTTCTGCGTTTCCCAGGATCATCGGGGCATTCTTGATTAACAACATCCTTACCCATCAATTgaattaaatcatgcatttgcaGGGTCCCATGCTCTTCTATTATCAAGGACCGCTCGATGAGAACTTCTATTCCTATAGTTGTAGCAAAATCACAGCTGTCAAGAACTTCTGTGGTGTGTTCTATACTTTTCCCCTTGAAGAAGCATGCAATATCAAGGAAAATCTCCCTTTCGTTGTTATCCAATCCATCGAAGCTTATCTTGAGAATTCGATTGATAGTTTGGTCGGGACTTCCGGAGAGTTTATCCAGTGTACTTTCCCATGCAGGCTCCTCTCTTCCACATAAGAACGAGCCCAACACTTCAAGGGCTAACGGCAGGCCGTTAGCATAACGCACCGCTCTATTTATGAGATCCCTTGTTATCTCAACTTTCTTGCTACTTCGAAAGGCATGCCGACCAAAAAGGTCTCGTGCTTCATTGTCATCTAAAGTTTCAACTTTATACACAAAATTTATGCCATGAGAAGTTAGCACATGTTTATCTCTTGATGTAACAATGATTCTACTTCCTTTGCCAAACCAATGGGCTTCTCCAGCTAACGCATTCAGTTGATCCAGGTGGTCAATATCATCAAGAACCAGGAGAACCTTTTTGCAACAAAGTCTTTCTTGTATCAAATTGATTCCTCCATCAACACTATATACTGTTAAATCTCCTCGAGATAGTATCTCATATAGAAGTTTTTCTTGCAAAGCAACCAGACCATTGCTTTTGTCCGGACTTTCTCTAACTCGCGCCAAAAAACTACAACCCTGAAATTGACTCTCAATAGCATTATATATGGCTTTAGCAATTGTTGTCTTCCCTATTCCTCCAAGTCCCCATAGACCTATCATGAGAACATCTTCATCACCCCACTTCTTTTGTAACAACCATTTCAGTTTTTGGACTCGGGAATCTATTCCGACCGGATACTTGGCGACATGTAAGGGTGCACGCACTAGATGAATTGATAATTCCTTCACGATGCATTGTATGAGCTTCGCTTCATCTCTGATAAGCActcgaaagaaagagaaacgtGTTTTAGCATTTCAAAGCCGGGGAAGGATTTCAACCACGGATAAGGAAAATCTCACAAGAATATTAGCTAATgatgagatgaaaagaaaaaaagacaattgGGTGAACCTTTTGGACCCGAGTATGTCCTTAAAAGTCTTAACGGAAAGCTTGAAGGTAAAAGCCTACCCCAAGACATTCTCAATTTTAGATATGGTTGGATCTCCGGTGGGCACTGTGGGACATATCCCACAGTCCGTCGGATGGGACAATACATGTGTCCAGGGTGCGGGCAAAGTAAGCGCACACCCTTCTAATTCATGTGTGCAAGTAGCAAGGGGAGCGTAAAAAACAAGATACAAAAAAGCGTGAGATTGAGTCTAGTTAAAAGAGATATTATAGCGTTTATCAAAACGAAAAACAGGCTTACCCCTCAAGGAAATCCCACCCGGACAGGCTACCGGCGTCGCAGAGCgccttcttccatctcttcacttcctGCGAATCCTTCCCGAATTTGGACTCATGTTCAGCCATAGCTTCTCTATAAGTCCCTCTCGGTGTTCTCACTTCTCTGGGTTCGACTTTGTAAAACACGGGAAAGACCTTGAGGtctctttgctccttgcactccataattcTGGCcaactcttccaagcaccaccgCGAGGAAGCATAGTTCTTGGAGAAAACGATGATCGCAGCACGCGACCCCTCGATCGCCTTCTTAAGTGCCGGCGATATTTGCTCTCCTTTCCTGAGCTCCTCCCTGTCTACAAAAGTGTGTAATCCTCTTTGTTCCAGACCGGCATAGAGATGACCAAGGAAGCCCTTGCGGACATCCGtgcctctgaagctcaggaacacatgGTAATACCTTTTCAGatttgaagaggaagaagaagaagaagaagaagaagaagccatcgaAAGAGCTAATGGTTGATATCCTTCCGCAGATTGTTTACTATCTGATCGGGGTTCCCAACTCTAGCTCTCATGTACGtatttatttgttcttggaCTTAAAGACTTTCTGGAATCACGTGGGCCATTTGGTGGATGCCATCTCACTTCCCTTTGGCcttaattactttttgtttcttttcgtgTTTCTCTTTCGCGGGGTGTAATTGGATTTTTCCTGGAAATTTCGGTAGAGCTGGAATACTGGTGATTTTGTTGGGATGAGTCTTGCTGCTGTGCGAACACCAGGTATCTGTGGTGCCCTCGTGTTCAAAACGTTTCGGAAAAGGTGAAGACCAATGATAACATCTTCTTGATAGATTTTGGACCAAAGGAAAATATTAGTATTGTCGgggacggtacaatctcaactatATATACGCACACACCATTACTGCGTGTTTCGCATAAAACACTCATCGAtgcgtgttttgtataaagcactcattgattaaaaaattgtgtggtaaaaaaaaactaaccgTATAATCGGACTATTATGATAGTAGCTCacaagactaaattagcacgaTTAAAAGgtctagaattaaattggcgCCAATGCAAGTGTTTGAAGACTTTTCTAACAATTTTTTAGAAGGAAGCTATCATCCCGACAGTTTCATAAGatcgtcggttatttctgatcacatgaTATTCCAATCGATGAGTGCTTTTACGGTAGATTATACCGCTCCCGACAATCTTGTCGgtgaagcatttcccttttctgAATATTTATATTGCCTACCAtttataaaattgcaaaaaaaggaaaagaccaacGATAGCATCTTCTAGATACTAGAGTACGGATCGAATGTCCCGATAAAATTATATGGAGCTTTTCCAGCATCCTCTGGCTCATGAATTACTACTGCGAATTTGAAATCATATTacgcacatatatatattatcaaatatgtcttgagtttaAATGATTTACCGTCGATTTGTTAAATCGGCTTGTTGAaagaaaaatccttttaattggcGTGCAGTGGACGACTTCTGGCGCTACAAGACGAAAAAGAGGGGCACACCTGTTTTATTGTATTTCTATAAGCGGATTGTGGGGATCTCTTTCtgatgtgaaaaagaaaagcttgtgGGGCCCCCGAAGAAATtacaggaaagaaaataaagaaggcaTTTTGTTCTCTGCTGGTTTTCTTCCCCGACACGCCTGCTGCAGCCGCATGACATGCAGAAAGGCCATGTCACAGTGACGTGAGTTCTTTTATATTTGAGttatttatttgtaaacactttgcgTTATTTTATAACTATATAGTTATTTAGTAActgtataaaaaattttatttcaaaagattatttcttttcctaatatttttttctttaagtcAGATAACTATGTAGTTATTTTGTAAAgtttcatcctaaattaaagactaatttttaataaacactaaaataatttaaaatatattattttttggcatatcataaatgaaatacaaattttaatacataatgtttaaagttcgattgaagcatgagacagttcccatattaagaactcattttttctttaaatgttgcattacccaaaatacatacaaacatagcagccgaataatcaaattatccactaataaaaaaaaaactatcctccttgatacgaagtacaagtcctttACTGTCATTTTGCAGATTCTATTTTAAATACAAGTGGATGTTTGGCTCCGGCTCCACGTGCGGCTAgtcacattttgtgacgcacgattaagagtatatatgttatcattcgCATGTTGAATGCCTCATCTTCTGCAATATTTTTTACGTAAGagtgaaatctaggaaatttaggctcaaatttatgaaaatgagatcaaATTAGGCTAATCTAAGCTTATTCtacttttagggattttctaattttttgtgatttttaaaaaaatttccaatttttttcgaaattttttgtttttattttattttatttttattaggttgagggaaaaatGTCGAGAGAactgaaaggaaaaagtgagagatgtgaaactttattctgttttgtgattctcaaaagtgattcttttttccggaaccaacttttttttttttttgcttctagattttgctttaaaaccgattatgattctctaaaaccgattcggggaacagaatcaaaatcaaaattatttacattaccaaacaggattctcatatatattttttttttgttatagggAACGTAATCAGAGAACCGTAATGGTTCTCATGCGAGCTCTAAATGATTCAATAGGCCTCCTCGATACTTTTCTTGTCGTGATTTGATCGATCTTATCGAATCACATCACTCAAGGAGAGAGCCGACCCTAAAATGCGTGAAGGACGAGATGGACCCCTAGAACGCAAATGAACAAAGACGGGACTATGAATTGTTCATGCAACCATGGCCGGTTAAATGAAATAAAGACTCCGAACATAGCTTCCCACCGTGGCACAATCGccattgtgacactaaaaacttcaaactatatCCATTGTGACACAATTACATTCCGTGACAATTCTATCCAAAATAGTTGTAAAAAAGCTAACTTGGATCCAATGTGGTATTTTTGACAACAAGTGACTCTAATGTGGCGCCAAGCGAATGcgatattgaaaaaaaaaatgaaaaaagaaaacaattacaCTGTTTATTGTCTTCTGTAGTACTTCGTGCAAAATTGTTCATCGCATTTGTCATCTTCATTAGCTTGGCTAAACTCCTCGACGATATTTCTTCATTGCCCATTGCCACCTAGATCTCCGTCGGTGCTTGCCCAATCATCCACAAGAATTTctaaaaaacgttcacttaagtgccataacttttaatcGATCATTTATGTagcaaattttgttaaaaaaaaagttcactcaAGTGCCAAAATCTAACGTAAcatagcacttgtggtgaacttttttaaaaagttatgtgACTTAACCGATCGGTTAAAATACTATGTAGCGCTCAAGTAAACGGaagcaaaaaatttatgacattcaagatatcgaagaaaaaaagttatggcactcaagtagcCGAAGAAAAagagttatggcactcaaaggGAACGGCGCATGCTCTGAATTTGGTCGAAATAACTTGCTGTGAAAGAAGGTTGGCTCCACGTTATCCTTTAATTGATCAAAGTTTGAAACAGTAAGCTTTTTATTATTAAGACTTTGGTCACATGGCAAAGAAAGCAACTTGCATGGATTCCCACTacattcggccaaaaaaaaaaaaatgaacccaaagagaaagaaaaattttagtaaaaaaagaaaaatcaattttttattcatttttcatattttgttttaAGGCTGAGTTGGTTTGCCCTTGAGATGAGAGGACTCAATTTGGGgaacaaatgaaaaggaaagcaagTTGGGAGGTCcctagtattttttttctttacgtgCTTGGCTACATGGGGAATTAAGGGAAGGGCAAGAACCGGACCGAATTGTGAGATGCTTGTCGTAGAAGGTCATCCAGCTCGCGAGGCAGTCTTCTGAGGATATTACATGGCCAATGAGAGGATATTGATCaagcaaaaaattagaaaaaaaaaaacgatttgaTTCAATggcaattttgatcagaaaagtcaataaagagagaaaggaatCATGTCCTGGACTTGAGCAGAAAGTATCCAATCCATAACACCGTCGGATAGAAGCATGGAGAGAACAAAGTAGTGTGGATCCTGTAAATCAAGAGACCATTTCTCTCACTTTAAGAATTCtttcttcaagaaaaagaaggacgATCAGACAAAAAAGCCTCCATGCCTATTTCACCTTCAAGATTGAATCTCGCAATGG
This genomic interval from Rhodamnia argentea isolate NSW1041297 chromosome 4, ASM2092103v1, whole genome shotgun sequence contains the following:
- the LOC125314517 gene encoding disease resistance protein RUN1-like, producing MASSSSSSSSSSSNLKRYYHVFLSFRGTDVRKGFLGHLYAGLEQRGLHTFVDREELRKGEQISPALKKAIEGSRAAIIVFSKNYASSRWCLEELARIMECKEQRDLKVFPVFYKVEPREVRTPRGTYREAMAEHESKFGKDSQEVKRWKKALCDAGSLSGWDFLEGDEAKLIQCIVKELSIHLVRAPLHVAKYPVGIDSRVQKLKWLLQKKWGDEDVLMIGLWGLGGIGKTTIAKAIYNAIESQFQGCSFLARVRESPDKSNGLVALQEKLLYEILSRGDLTVYSVDGGINLIQERLCCKKVLLVLDDIDHLDQLNALAGEAHWFGKGSRIIVTSRDKHVLTSHGINFVYKVETLDDNEARDLFGRHAFRSSKKVEITRDLINRAVRYANGLPLALEVLGSFLCGREEPAWESTLDKLSGSPDQTINRILKISFDGLDNNEREIFLDIACFFKGKSIEHTTEVLDSCDFATTIGIEVLIERSLIIEEHGTLQMHDLIQLMGKDVVNQECPDDPGKRRRLWIFEDVVEILCEDTGTNAIKAIVLDFPRLEDITISPDAFTNMKRLRMLILLEVHVSSQGPVRLPNELRWLKWPNAPNLEFGSGPKKLVRLDLHRSRIKQLGGPLKNFRKLKSIDFGECKSLASVPDLSEAPNLESLNLDGCKSLVEVHQSVGYLNKLRDSRRWVVLKFS